The following proteins are encoded in a genomic region of Gimesia algae:
- a CDS encoding MarR family winged helix-turn-helix transcriptional regulator: protein MLQYDFEESVGYWITMTSHFYHGALNQELIPYGITFRQFQVIGWLVYSGPLSQVELADRMMIEPPTLVRILDRMERDEWIKRENDPTDRRRKVINVLPEARPVWTKMVACLKRLRKKATDGMTPEQVQTLKSLLAQVQENLGAQVTELESS, encoded by the coding sequence ATGCTGCAATATGACTTTGAAGAAAGTGTAGGATACTGGATCACCATGACCTCGCACTTCTATCATGGTGCATTGAATCAGGAATTAATTCCCTATGGAATCACATTCCGTCAGTTTCAGGTGATTGGCTGGCTGGTTTATTCAGGTCCTCTTTCCCAGGTTGAGCTGGCAGACCGGATGATGATTGAACCTCCCACACTCGTGCGCATTCTGGATCGAATGGAACGCGATGAATGGATCAAACGCGAAAATGATCCAACTGACCGCCGTCGCAAGGTGATCAATGTTCTACCGGAAGCAAGACCTGTCTGGACAAAGATGGTGGCCTGTCTAAAGCGTCTCAGGAAGAAAGCAACCGATGGCATGACTCCCGAACAGGTACAGACACTGAAATCATTACTGGCCCAGGTCCAGGAAAACCTGGGAGCCCAGGTAACCGAACTTGAAAGTTCCTGA
- a CDS encoding formylglycine-generating enzyme family protein, translated as MIRNCQFNEKVCAVVAGFSLLFLVGCGGGSDPVKQQSQPPRQAAGSSTNMRAPTLKPTGVKPTSKKTVNKTQTVPEGNPDDLFEVVDYVHNFEIQKPDPAGQSEDEFVALLPAGAGVNASSFSIVKSGTEAEPHQPDPSFKLPEGFTAIKEAGYSQQGLPNRIRCDLDYSEMVLVPAGVSVQGVVAGDANAKPQFSVYQDAFYIDVHEVTLEQYRRWRSEMIAKKGKVPEPAGNDSQPSNLPAMGISYTDALNYSRSMNKQLPRETQWEKAARGEQGFTYPWGSGRPLWQVTRQPGQIDPVATFSGDRSPYGVYDMAGNAREWCDDWYSKNAYQAALALSDAGVVRDWMGPRRAVEPSMRVVRGNQKSWEVWKRTGENMRTPPADVGFRCVLNLKSASATPEKTKSGSTF; from the coding sequence ATGATCCGAAATTGTCAATTCAATGAAAAAGTTTGTGCTGTTGTTGCAGGATTTTCTCTGTTGTTCCTCGTGGGATGCGGTGGAGGCAGTGATCCGGTCAAGCAACAGTCACAACCGCCCCGTCAGGCCGCTGGCTCTTCTACTAATATGCGGGCGCCGACTTTAAAGCCGACTGGAGTCAAACCAACTTCAAAAAAAACTGTGAACAAAACTCAGACAGTGCCAGAGGGGAATCCGGATGATCTGTTCGAAGTGGTCGATTACGTTCATAACTTTGAGATTCAGAAACCGGATCCAGCGGGTCAGTCTGAAGATGAATTTGTAGCTCTGTTGCCTGCGGGAGCGGGTGTGAACGCATCCAGTTTTTCCATCGTCAAATCTGGTACAGAAGCCGAGCCGCATCAACCGGACCCTTCGTTCAAATTGCCGGAGGGCTTTACTGCGATCAAAGAAGCTGGTTATTCACAGCAGGGGCTTCCCAACCGAATTCGCTGCGATCTGGACTATAGTGAAATGGTGCTGGTTCCAGCAGGAGTTTCTGTACAGGGAGTCGTTGCTGGCGACGCGAATGCCAAACCTCAGTTTTCTGTTTATCAGGATGCCTTTTATATCGACGTGCATGAAGTGACGCTGGAGCAATATCGTCGCTGGCGTTCAGAAATGATTGCAAAGAAAGGGAAAGTCCCGGAACCTGCAGGCAATGATTCTCAACCCTCGAATTTGCCGGCGATGGGGATTTCCTACACGGATGCTCTCAATTATTCTCGTTCCATGAATAAGCAGCTTCCACGAGAGACGCAATGGGAAAAAGCAGCGCGGGGAGAGCAGGGCTTTACGTACCCCTGGGGGAGTGGCAGACCACTCTGGCAGGTAACCCGTCAGCCCGGACAAATTGACCCCGTAGCAACATTTTCCGGCGACCGCAGCCCTTATGGGGTTTATGATATGGCGGGAAATGCCCGCGAATGGTGCGATGACTGGTACTCGAAAAATGCGTATCAGGCAGCTCTGGCTCTATCTGATGCAGGTGTCGTTCGCGACTGGATGGGACCCCGACGAGCTGTTGAACCGAGCATGCGAGTGGTACGGGGGAATCAGAAATCCTGGGAAGTCTGGAAACGGACTGGAGAAAACATGAGAACGCCACCTGCCGATGTAGGATTTCGCTGTGTGCTTAATCTGAAATCCGCCTCAGCTACCCCGGAAAAAACTAAATCAGGCAGTACTTTTTGA
- a CDS encoding HD domain-containing protein, with protein MNHPYVEIPELSSLQSGSGLVRIPYQQDVPFTKRVRALVDTAEFRRLSHITQLGFTALVYPGATHTRFEHALGVYQNALQYLWQLGKDPRFTATINVHTAEVLIAAALLHDLGHWPFCHLIEDMSLEGIPRHEAFAKEFLSDARELAEILRSEWGIEPAEVLDILVPSSDTPEMRLVRSILSGPIDIDKMDYLDRDSLHAGVPYGRNFDKNRLIHSLMVNAAGDGLAIGSKGKTAAELMVFARYVMFSEVYWHHAVRSASTMFARAFYHLYPHLDLSSYFQLTEADSITVLRAQARGTECERLVEGVFSTKRLLYKRVAEFSYYESSEVFELIAHQPVSSLVRWSENLAKRLTKKFHQPVASTDILIDAPPTHREVEFNVEIYSSREAKYQPLHVVSPVVDTLARKQFDDFVKRVRVFAHPDIARLCVEMDDFENMLIASVAE; from the coding sequence ATGAACCATCCTTATGTAGAGATCCCAGAGTTATCGAGTCTGCAGTCGGGCAGTGGCCTCGTGCGAATTCCCTACCAGCAGGATGTACCTTTTACCAAACGAGTGCGGGCGCTGGTTGACACCGCCGAATTTCGCCGTCTGTCGCATATCACACAACTGGGGTTTACTGCGCTCGTTTACCCGGGGGCAACTCATACTCGGTTCGAACACGCGCTGGGCGTGTATCAGAATGCGCTGCAGTATCTCTGGCAGTTAGGGAAAGACCCGCGTTTCACTGCTACGATTAATGTTCATACTGCAGAAGTTCTGATCGCGGCGGCCTTACTGCATGATCTGGGGCACTGGCCTTTCTGTCATTTGATTGAAGATATGTCGCTGGAGGGGATTCCGCGGCATGAAGCATTTGCTAAAGAGTTTCTTTCAGATGCTCGTGAACTGGCAGAGATTCTGCGATCAGAATGGGGAATTGAACCAGCCGAAGTTCTGGATATTTTAGTGCCCAGTTCCGACACACCGGAAATGCGACTGGTACGTTCGATTCTGTCCGGTCCCATTGATATCGACAAGATGGATTACCTTGATCGGGACAGCCTGCATGCCGGTGTTCCCTATGGCCGTAATTTTGATAAAAATCGACTGATTCACTCGTTAATGGTCAATGCAGCCGGCGATGGACTGGCGATCGGCTCTAAAGGAAAAACGGCAGCCGAACTGATGGTATTTGCCCGTTATGTCATGTTCAGCGAAGTGTACTGGCATCATGCCGTCCGTTCAGCCAGTACTATGTTTGCGCGGGCCTTCTACCATCTGTATCCGCATCTGGATCTCTCCAGTTACTTCCAGCTGACGGAAGCCGATTCGATTACCGTCTTACGTGCGCAAGCGCGCGGAACGGAATGTGAACGTCTGGTTGAAGGAGTTTTCAGTACGAAGCGACTGTTGTATAAGCGCGTGGCAGAATTCAGTTATTATGAATCTTCTGAGGTTTTCGAATTGATTGCACATCAGCCGGTATCATCACTGGTACGCTGGAGTGAGAATCTGGCTAAACGGCTTACTAAGAAATTTCATCAACCGGTTGCCTCCACGGATATTCTGATTGACGCGCCTCCCACGCATCGCGAAGTGGAATTCAATGTCGAAATTTACTCCTCACGCGAGGCAAAATATCAACCGCTGCATGTTGTGTCTCCGGTGGTCGATACCCTGGCCCGTAAGCAGTTTGATGATTTTGTGAAACGAGTGCGGGTTTTCGCTCATCCCGACATTGCCCGGCTTTGTGTGGAGATGGATGATTTTGAAAACATGTTGATTGCATCGGTCGCAGAATGA
- a CDS encoding nucleoside 2-deoxyribosyltransferase yields the protein MKHSDEPIRVYCAGPLFNRSEREEMTAIANQLMESGYTVYLPHRDGMEFRLILDVLVERNWDKPTAAQFLHEAIFALDVYQLIIECEAMVWNLNGRTPDEGAVSEAAMAWMLGKPLIAYQDDVRSLIQGRVNPLLVGMVNFESVDEIELISNTLSEAIKNQGLKSPVSTDQLPPKVQQAIKAGHVLWEALCSEGAQEDNERIAAVVEELFAPNDPSAILA from the coding sequence ATGAAACATTCTGATGAGCCGATTCGCGTTTACTGTGCAGGTCCGCTGTTCAATCGCAGTGAACGTGAAGAAATGACAGCAATCGCCAATCAGTTAATGGAGTCCGGTTACACGGTTTACCTGCCCCACCGTGATGGCATGGAGTTTCGGCTGATATTGGATGTCCTGGTGGAACGGAACTGGGACAAGCCGACTGCTGCTCAGTTTCTGCATGAGGCAATCTTTGCACTCGATGTTTATCAGCTGATAATAGAATGTGAGGCGATGGTCTGGAACCTGAATGGTCGTACGCCGGATGAAGGGGCGGTTTCTGAAGCGGCAATGGCCTGGATGCTGGGCAAACCATTGATCGCCTATCAGGATGACGTACGTTCGCTCATTCAGGGCAGAGTTAATCCATTGCTGGTGGGAATGGTGAATTTTGAATCAGTCGATGAGATCGAACTCATTTCGAATACACTTTCTGAAGCGATCAAGAATCAGGGACTCAAATCACCTGTCTCAACTGATCAATTACCCCCGAAGGTTCAACAGGCAATCAAAGCAGGGCACGTTTTGTGGGAAGCACTCTGTTCTGAAGGGGCACAGGAAGATAATGAGCGGATTGCCGCTGTCGTCGAAGAACTCTTCGCTCCCAATGATCCCTCTGCAATCCTCGCCTGA
- a CDS encoding DUF2079 domain-containing protein, giving the protein MNQRPATKSSIDSRQLTFALLCILLGSGSVTLALQTIFGTQDIATLYVSVPLWQSLLQSWSGKIDLASQTAIIPFFPLLLYLLISACGFWFAGALLISKIHGQPLTTALTDWGHRGFRWWLLPAAWEILRITTFILGWNSAEGLLLATSQFWFAISIAGWMATFASMIIPLQHNDPNRDPALQSKVSIPFTAWLMMGIFTFIFTWMNWQLYNGLLIPHGDSAMYEEHLWNLSHGKGFRSYLDQGLFWGEHIQFIHLFLLPLYLIWPSHLTLELCETVALAAGAIPLYRMAVRHSSSTTAGKAMVAAYLCYFPLQFLDIAIDLKTFRPISFGVPVLLFALEALELKRWKTAAILLMLTLTAKEDFAIILGPLGLWIAWQQWCERKQLPDESKQSLLRTVGPGTVVSVFAVLYLLFVVKYAIPWFRSGAQVHYVGYFSNFGSTLGEVIKNILFNPGLLLGELFRPDTLIYFLALLVPLGLLPLLSPSRILVALPLFSLLCLNEIAHDPRHHFHAPIVPILCWATACAMGNIPKLLERHAPRFKKSPTSGQNFVIHFLWSSSLATAVFFSISPLGLVFWDSGSNWYWKRLYVPSERAEQFPKILAQIPPDSRVASTDFVHPRFTHFDRSYDYSNYLRKVNEYQSGVPADTDFIVIDTQHPYSQIKTPDQIPEYHDHPGHWELLPDQTEGYFIILKRKPESPSSQNQPPVRP; this is encoded by the coding sequence ATGAACCAGCGTCCTGCCACCAAATCATCTATCGACAGCCGACAGCTTACCTTTGCCCTGCTTTGCATTTTACTGGGCAGTGGTTCTGTCACACTGGCATTACAGACTATTTTCGGCACACAGGACATCGCGACTCTGTATGTGAGTGTCCCGCTCTGGCAGTCACTGCTCCAATCCTGGTCCGGTAAAATCGATCTCGCCAGTCAAACAGCCATCATCCCTTTTTTCCCTTTACTGCTCTATCTACTGATCTCTGCCTGCGGTTTCTGGTTCGCAGGTGCGTTACTGATCTCCAAAATCCATGGTCAACCCCTCACAACCGCGTTGACTGACTGGGGACACCGTGGATTTCGCTGGTGGCTACTACCCGCTGCATGGGAAATACTGCGGATCACGACTTTTATTCTGGGTTGGAACAGTGCCGAAGGGCTTCTGCTGGCAACTTCTCAATTCTGGTTTGCGATCAGTATCGCAGGCTGGATGGCGACTTTCGCAAGCATGATCATTCCTCTCCAGCACAATGATCCGAATCGCGACCCGGCTTTGCAATCTAAGGTATCCATCCCGTTTACCGCCTGGCTGATGATGGGAATTTTCACTTTCATTTTCACCTGGATGAACTGGCAATTGTACAACGGGCTGCTGATTCCGCACGGTGATTCGGCCATGTATGAAGAGCATCTCTGGAATCTTTCTCATGGCAAAGGTTTTCGCAGCTATCTGGATCAGGGACTGTTCTGGGGGGAACACATCCAGTTCATACATCTGTTTTTGCTCCCGCTCTATCTCATCTGGCCATCTCATCTAACCCTGGAACTTTGTGAAACTGTGGCACTGGCTGCAGGAGCGATCCCCCTGTATCGCATGGCAGTTCGACACAGCAGTTCCACCACTGCAGGAAAGGCAATGGTGGCTGCCTACCTCTGCTATTTCCCTCTACAGTTTCTGGATATTGCCATTGACCTGAAAACATTTCGCCCGATTTCCTTCGGTGTTCCAGTCCTTCTGTTTGCGCTGGAAGCCCTGGAGTTAAAACGCTGGAAGACCGCGGCGATCCTTCTCATGCTGACATTAACGGCGAAAGAAGATTTCGCTATTATCCTGGGACCGCTGGGACTCTGGATTGCCTGGCAGCAATGGTGTGAGAGAAAACAACTTCCAGACGAATCAAAACAGAGTTTATTACGTACCGTTGGACCGGGAACAGTCGTGTCTGTCTTCGCGGTTCTCTATCTGCTTTTCGTAGTCAAATACGCGATCCCCTGGTTTCGAAGTGGCGCGCAGGTCCATTATGTTGGCTACTTCAGCAATTTTGGCAGTACACTGGGTGAAGTCATTAAAAATATCCTCTTCAATCCGGGACTGCTGCTGGGCGAACTGTTTCGTCCTGATACCTTGATTTATTTTCTGGCATTACTCGTCCCCCTGGGATTGCTGCCGTTGCTGTCACCCAGTCGAATTCTGGTCGCGCTGCCTCTGTTTAGTCTACTCTGCCTGAATGAAATCGCGCATGATCCGCGACACCACTTCCATGCTCCCATCGTCCCAATTCTCTGCTGGGCGACTGCCTGTGCGATGGGAAACATTCCCAAGCTGTTAGAACGACACGCACCCCGGTTCAAAAAATCTCCCACTTCTGGACAGAATTTTGTCATACACTTTCTCTGGAGTTCGTCCCTCGCAACCGCAGTTTTTTTCAGCATCAGCCCGCTGGGGCTGGTTTTCTGGGATTCCGGTTCCAACTGGTATTGGAAGCGGCTCTATGTTCCGAGTGAGCGCGCAGAACAATTCCCGAAAATACTGGCGCAGATCCCACCTGACAGTCGCGTGGCTTCCACGGATTTTGTTCACCCCCGGTTCACACATTTTGACCGTTCTTATGATTATAGTAACTATCTGCGTAAGGTGAATGAGTACCAGTCGGGTGTCCCCGCTGACACAGATTTTATCGTGATCGATACACAACATCCTTACAGCCAAATTAAAACCCCCGACCAGATCCCCGAATACCATGATCACCCCGGACACTGGGAACTGCTGCCTGATCAGACCGAAGGATATTTCATCATTTTGAAGCGAAAGCCTGAATCGCCATCCTCTCAAAATCAGCCCCCCGTTCGTCCTTGA
- the ettA gene encoding energy-dependent translational throttle protein EttA translates to MAQQYIMQLEGVTKVFEQKEVLKDIWLSFFPGAKIGVLGTNGAGKSTLLKIMAGEDTSFTGDARPAKGIKIGYFKQEPDLNPDQTVEECIAEAVAESQGILDRYNEVNMKFGEDPSPEEMEKLIEEQATLQDQIDAANLWELDRTLEIAMDAMRVPPGDAVIGTLSGGEQRRVAMCKILLQNPDLLLLDEPTNHLDAESVAWLERYLHTFQGTVVAITHDRYFLDNVAGWILELERGRGIPFEGNYSSWLEQKQARLAVEEKQESKRQKFLKKELEWVRMSPKAQATKNKARVQRYEELAAEDYANRDDASDIQIPISRPLGSRVLVAENLTKGFGDKLLFENFSFELPRGGIVGVIGPNGAGKTTLFKMIMGQEEPDSGKLELGETVELSYVDQSRDSLNPKKTVYEEISQGHEHLVVGKSSIHARTYVGRFNFKGPDQQKLVGELSGGERNRVHMAKLLRAGGNLLLLDEPTNDLDVDTLRSLEEGLEHYTGCALVVSHDRWFLDRLATHIIAFEGDSQVRWFEGNYKMYEAKRHEELGKDADSPHRLQFKPLSR, encoded by the coding sequence ATGGCACAACAATACATTATGCAACTGGAAGGCGTCACCAAAGTCTTTGAACAGAAAGAAGTTCTAAAAGACATTTGGCTGTCCTTTTTCCCAGGAGCAAAAATCGGTGTCCTGGGTACCAATGGCGCAGGTAAGAGTACGCTGCTGAAAATCATGGCAGGCGAGGACACCAGCTTCACCGGTGATGCCCGGCCTGCCAAGGGAATCAAAATTGGTTACTTCAAGCAGGAACCCGATTTAAATCCTGATCAGACGGTTGAGGAATGTATTGCCGAAGCGGTCGCAGAGTCTCAGGGAATTCTGGATCGTTACAATGAAGTCAATATGAAGTTTGGCGAGGACCCCAGTCCTGAAGAGATGGAAAAACTGATTGAGGAGCAGGCCACACTGCAGGACCAGATCGATGCCGCCAATCTCTGGGAACTGGACCGAACTCTTGAAATCGCCATGGACGCGATGCGGGTGCCCCCCGGTGATGCCGTGATCGGCACTTTGTCCGGTGGTGAGCAACGCCGCGTTGCCATGTGTAAAATCCTGCTGCAAAATCCGGATCTGTTACTGCTGGACGAACCGACCAACCACCTGGATGCAGAATCAGTCGCCTGGCTCGAACGCTATCTGCATACCTTTCAGGGTACCGTCGTCGCAATTACCCACGATCGCTACTTCCTGGATAACGTCGCCGGCTGGATTCTGGAACTCGAACGCGGGCGGGGCATTCCCTTTGAAGGCAATTATTCATCCTGGCTTGAACAGAAACAGGCACGCCTGGCTGTCGAAGAAAAACAGGAATCAAAGCGACAGAAATTCCTTAAGAAGGAACTCGAATGGGTCCGCATGTCACCCAAAGCCCAGGCAACCAAGAACAAAGCCCGCGTGCAACGCTATGAAGAACTCGCCGCGGAAGATTATGCGAATCGGGACGATGCATCAGATATTCAAATTCCGATTTCTCGACCGCTGGGCAGTCGGGTACTCGTCGCAGAAAATTTGACCAAAGGTTTTGGTGACAAACTGTTATTTGAAAATTTCAGTTTTGAATTACCCCGTGGCGGAATCGTCGGAGTGATCGGCCCGAACGGAGCCGGTAAAACAACACTCTTTAAAATGATCATGGGACAGGAAGAGCCTGACAGCGGCAAACTGGAGTTAGGGGAAACCGTAGAACTATCGTATGTCGATCAGAGCCGCGATTCTTTGAACCCGAAAAAAACTGTCTACGAGGAAATTTCTCAGGGACACGAACATCTGGTCGTAGGAAAATCGAGTATTCATGCCCGTACCTACGTAGGTCGTTTTAACTTCAAAGGCCCGGATCAGCAGAAACTGGTTGGTGAACTGTCTGGTGGAGAACGTAACCGGGTCCACATGGCAAAGCTTCTGAGGGCTGGTGGAAACCTGCTGTTACTGGACGAACCGACCAACGATCTTGATGTCGATACCCTGCGATCCCTCGAAGAAGGCCTCGAGCATTATACCGGCTGTGCCCTGGTTGTCAGCCACGACCGCTGGTTCCTGGATCGACTGGCGACACATATCATTGCCTTCGAAGGAGACAGCCAGGTTCGCTGGTTTGAAGGCAACTACAAGATGTACGAAGCCAAGCGGCATGAAGAACTCGGGAAAGATGCAGACTCGCCACACCGACTTCAGTTCAAACCACTTTCACGTTAA
- a CDS encoding Gfo/Idh/MocA family protein — MRDSNRTVRWGILGTARIAEKISVAIHQAENAELTCVASRNPVKAADWAKKHRVKRSVGSYEALLHDPEIDAVYIPLPPSLHGEWTVRAAKAGKHVLCEKPLALNVNQAREMRRVCLENQVQLMDGVMWYHHPRAKQILDLIRSDTLGEHRRLTSAFTFCWETIPENDLRLQRNLGGGSLGDLGWYCIGASLWAFNELPQKVFGTARPYHDVDFNFSGIMWFSKDRIASFDCGFDVSMRKWFELAGTKGSLVCDDFARPWENRKPQFHVTDSYGNSTKYETENPLQETCMINHFCKIIRSGHLEQQWPDLGINTQRVLNALDYSARTETVVSLADFFPA; from the coding sequence ATGAGAGACTCAAACCGAACTGTACGCTGGGGAATCTTGGGTACAGCTCGTATCGCAGAGAAAATTAGCGTTGCCATTCACCAAGCAGAAAATGCAGAATTAACCTGTGTCGCCAGCCGCAATCCTGTGAAAGCAGCAGACTGGGCAAAGAAACATCGAGTGAAGCGCAGTGTCGGCAGCTATGAAGCCCTGCTGCATGACCCCGAAATTGACGCTGTCTATATTCCCCTTCCCCCTTCACTACACGGCGAGTGGACTGTCCGCGCTGCAAAAGCCGGTAAACACGTGCTTTGTGAAAAACCACTGGCACTGAATGTGAACCAGGCACGCGAAATGAGACGTGTTTGTCTGGAAAATCAAGTGCAACTGATGGACGGGGTAATGTGGTATCATCATCCGCGCGCGAAACAGATCCTCGATCTCATTCGCAGTGATACTCTGGGAGAACACCGTCGCCTGACATCCGCGTTCACCTTCTGCTGGGAAACGATCCCGGAAAATGATCTCCGATTACAGCGAAATCTCGGAGGCGGCTCTCTGGGCGACCTGGGATGGTATTGCATCGGTGCCAGTCTGTGGGCATTCAATGAACTGCCACAAAAAGTTTTTGGAACAGCGCGACCTTATCACGATGTGGACTTCAACTTTTCTGGAATCATGTGGTTCAGCAAAGATCGCATCGCATCCTTTGACTGCGGCTTTGACGTCAGCATGCGAAAATGGTTCGAACTGGCCGGTACGAAAGGCTCCCTGGTCTGCGACGATTTCGCGCGCCCCTGGGAAAACAGGAAACCACAATTTCATGTCACTGATTCCTACGGGAATTCCACGAAGTATGAAACTGAGAACCCATTGCAGGAAACCTGCATGATCAACCATTTCTGCAAGATCATTCGCTCGGGGCATTTGGAACAGCAATGGCCCGATCTGGGGATTAACACACAACGCGTGCTGAATGCTCTGGACTATTCGGCGCGCACAGAAACCGTTGTGAGCCTTGCTGATTTCTTCCCGGCATAA
- a CDS encoding branched-chain amino acid aminotransferase, which yields MKTMLIRLMNDEAGFIVSSELVLISTIAVLAMIVGLSEVAHGVNQELEDVGSAFGRINQSYYVAGAHGHKACTDGSSFHDQADFCDGENDIVCDRSPRQEGNGYYN from the coding sequence ATGAAAACTATGCTGATCCGTTTAATGAACGACGAGGCTGGCTTTATTGTCTCGTCCGAGCTGGTCCTGATTTCCACCATCGCCGTGCTGGCCATGATTGTCGGGCTGAGTGAAGTGGCCCACGGCGTCAACCAGGAGCTGGAAGATGTCGGGAGTGCCTTCGGGCGAATTAACCAGAGCTACTACGTTGCGGGTGCTCACGGCCATAAAGCCTGCACGGACGGCAGCAGCTTCCATGATCAGGCTGACTTCTGTGATGGCGAGAACGATATCGTCTGCGACCGTTCACCACGGCAGGAAGGTAACGGCTACTACAACTGA
- a CDS encoding Flp family type IVb pilin gives MKNIINQLINDEAGFIVSAELVLISSIAVLAMIVGLSEVANNVNQELEDVGSAFASIDQSYKLSNAHGHKACTDGSRFNDCPDFCSGQWDVQ, from the coding sequence ATGAAAAACATTATCAACCAACTGATCAACGACGAAGCCGGCTTCATTGTTTCTGCAGAACTCGTCCTGATTTCCAGCATTGCTGTGCTGGCCATGATTGTCGGACTGTCTGAAGTCGCCAACAACGTCAACCAGGAACTGGAAGATGTGGGCAGTGCCTTCGCCAGCATCGACCAGTCTTACAAACTGAGCAACGCACATGGCCACAAAGCCTGCACCGATGGCAGCAGATTCAATGACTGCCCTGACTTCTGCTCAGGTCAATGGGACGTGCAGTAA
- the tig gene encoding trigger factor, with product MSDELATTEETVSADGEYKMSVTAKIDEVGPCKKHVTVTVPRNDIEHFYSESVSELGGQATVPGFRVGHVPTKLIEKRFRQELSDQVKQRVLMESLELIAEDNDLDPINEPTIDIESLEIPEDGEFTFEFEVEVRPNFKLPEYKGLKLERPAREIADKDVDEYLTRFLGQYGEMEERKGAAEKEDYLELSIKFEHDGKYLSEIAELVVPLRPVLRLQDAEITNFGELMADVKTGDTRETEVEVSGEADQIEMRGEKVKALFTVKSVKYIQTPEINEELLERIGANSEEELREEVKNILERQLTYEQRQSTRSQVLDKITESADWDLPETLVAKQVENALRREILEMQQAGFSRQDIQARENELRQKAISSTRQALKEHFVLDKIATTENLEVQPSEIDMEIYYMAMQQGESPRRIRARMVKSGMIENLEAQLRERKAVDVILEKAEYTDTEMKPQEENKISAVARAVCPSFAGSAAEEETEEADEE from the coding sequence GTGTCTGACGAACTCGCAACAACAGAAGAAACCGTCTCAGCGGATGGCGAGTACAAGATGTCCGTGACCGCCAAAATCGATGAGGTTGGTCCCTGTAAGAAACATGTAACCGTAACGGTTCCCCGCAATGATATTGAGCATTTTTACTCTGAGTCTGTCTCTGAGTTAGGTGGTCAGGCGACGGTCCCCGGTTTCCGTGTAGGCCATGTGCCCACCAAGCTGATTGAAAAACGCTTTCGTCAGGAACTTTCTGACCAGGTTAAGCAACGCGTCTTAATGGAAAGCCTGGAACTGATCGCGGAAGATAACGATCTTGATCCGATCAATGAGCCTACAATTGATATTGAGAGTCTGGAAATCCCTGAAGATGGCGAATTTACATTCGAATTCGAAGTGGAAGTTCGCCCCAATTTCAAACTTCCGGAATACAAGGGTCTGAAACTGGAACGTCCTGCACGTGAGATCGCTGATAAAGACGTTGACGAATACCTGACTCGCTTTCTGGGCCAATACGGCGAAATGGAAGAGCGCAAAGGTGCCGCAGAAAAAGAAGACTACCTCGAACTATCCATCAAATTTGAACACGATGGCAAGTACCTCAGCGAAATCGCCGAACTGGTTGTTCCACTGCGTCCTGTATTACGTCTGCAAGATGCCGAAATCACTAACTTTGGTGAGCTGATGGCAGACGTCAAGACCGGCGACACCCGCGAAACGGAAGTGGAAGTTTCCGGCGAAGCAGATCAGATCGAGATGCGAGGCGAAAAAGTCAAAGCCCTGTTTACCGTTAAGAGTGTTAAGTACATTCAGACTCCGGAAATCAACGAAGAATTACTGGAACGGATTGGTGCCAACTCCGAAGAAGAGCTGCGGGAAGAAGTCAAGAATATTCTTGAACGCCAGCTGACTTACGAACAACGTCAGTCAACCCGTTCTCAGGTTCTGGACAAGATCACAGAATCTGCCGACTGGGATCTGCCGGAAACCCTCGTTGCCAAGCAGGTTGAAAACGCACTGCGTCGTGAAATCCTGGAAATGCAGCAGGCTGGATTTTCCCGCCAGGACATCCAGGCTCGCGAAAATGAATTGCGACAGAAAGCCATTTCTTCAACCCGTCAGGCTCTGAAAGAACATTTTGTACTCGACAAAATTGCGACCACAGAAAACCTGGAAGTACAGCCTTCTGAAATTGACATGGAAATTTACTACATGGCAATGCAGCAGGGTGAGAGCCCACGTCGGATTCGGGCCCGCATGGTCAAATCCGGTATGATCGAAAATCTGGAAGCACAGCTGCGTGAGCGTAAAGCCGTCGATGTCATTCTGGAAAAAGCAGAATACACCGACACCGAAATGAAACCACAGGAAGAAAATAAGATCTCCGCTGTGGCACGTGCGGTCTGCCCGAGCTTTGCCGGATCTGCTGCAGAAGAAGAAACTGAAGAAGCAGACGAAGAATAA